GATCATCTCTTTCTTGCAACTTCCTTCCAAATTTTTCCTGAAGACCGTTTTTAGATAAATAAGTTATATGTGCAGCCATTCTTGCAACAGACAATCCTTTATTAGGATTTTTATTTTGATTGGAATAATCACCATTTTCCCAATTAGCATCAGCCATAATTGATTGTCTACCAAGTTCATTAAAAGCAATGTTTTGTGCTGAATGACTAGCTGTACAAGCTATTGGAATAGCAACTTTTGCTTTATCAGGGAAGTTATTAACGAACTGAAGTGTCTGCATGCCACCCATTGATCCACCCATAACAGCAAATAATTTATCAATATTAAAAAAATTTAAGAGATTAAATTGTGCATTAACCATATCATTAATAGTAATGACTGGAAAAGTGGTACCATATTTTTTATTGGTATCAGGATTAATATCACTAGGACCAAATGAACCCATGCACCCACCAATAACATTAGCACAAATTACAAAGTATTTATCAGTATCAATAGCTTTACCAGACCCAACAGCATAGGACCACCAACCTTCTTTTTTAGTTATTGGATTTATTCCAGATACAAATTGATCACCAGTCAAAGCATGAAAAATAAGAATAGCATTATCTTTATTCTCATTTAGAGAGCCATAAGTCTCATAAGCAAGAGAATAATTATTGATAGTTTGGCCACAATCTAATTTTAATGGTTTATCAATTATAACATTTTTTATATTCACATTTTTATTCATAAGTATTAGCTAAATTTGAATTGTGAGACAAAAAAACTTATTTAGCGGTTTTTTTTAAGCGCTCGCAATTCAGTTAAATCAGCGCATATTTTTTGTACTAGATAGCATTTCTTATGTCAATTTTTTTAAAAAATGACTTATTCTATATGAAAGGATAATATTTTATTTATAAGGTAAATTAAATTAATAAAATGACAGTTCCAAAATTTAAAAAATTCAAGATAG
The nucleotide sequence above comes from Candidatus Pelagibacter giovannonii. Encoded proteins:
- the metX gene encoding homoserine O-acetyltransferase MetX translates to MNKNVNIKNVIIDKPLKLDCGQTINNYSLAYETYGSLNENKDNAILIFHALTGDQFVSGINPITKKEGWWSYAVGSGKAIDTDKYFVICANVIGGCMGSFGPSDINPDTNKKYGTTFPVITINDMVNAQFNLLNFFNIDKLFAVMGGSMGGMQTLQFVNNFPDKAKVAIPIACTASHSAQNIAFNELGRQSIMADANWENGDYSNQNKNPNKGLSVARMAAHITYLSKNGLQEKFGRKLQERDDLKFGFDADFQIESYLRYQGSVFVDRFDANSYLYITRAMDYFDLIKEHHGNLSKAFEKTKTKFLIISFTSDWLYPTSENKEIVIALNAIGADVGFVEIESDKGHDSFLLKVPKFLNTLGDYIKTAYSKN